From Micromonospora rhizosphaerae, the proteins below share one genomic window:
- a CDS encoding sensor histidine kinase, translated as MAAERDRSRARLTTVRARTTIAATIVVGIALVVTVVSLVVFLRRSLVDRVDDIARVRAYDVAALARQDMLPADLAVEGDDGSIAQVVDGTGRVVAATAGLRRDQPLARFRPSGAASEVRTVDDVPFGEGGSYRIIALPTATPGGPVTVYVAASLSPVDDAVEVLQGALAISAPLLLALVALTTWTVAGRTLRPVDAIRAEVADISERSLDRRVSVPPTDDEISRLAGTMNMMLDRLDAAAERQRRFVADASHELQTPLAAARTDLEVALAHPDSSNWNDIAADLLAANRRMERLIRDLLFLARADAGAPRAATRPVDLDDIVLSEAARIRGGGHLQVDTSAVSAAAVDGRRDDLTRAVRNLFDNAEHHASSTVSVELGSDDRWVALTVHDDGPGIPPEDRMRIFERFTRLDDDRSRRTGGTGLGLAIAKEIVDAHGGSIVVEDAPCGARFVIRLPAR; from the coding sequence ATGGCGGCTGAACGCGACCGGTCCCGGGCACGCCTCACGACGGTGCGCGCCCGCACCACCATCGCCGCCACGATCGTCGTCGGTATCGCCCTCGTGGTCACCGTCGTAAGCCTGGTGGTCTTCCTGCGCCGTTCGCTGGTTGACCGCGTCGACGACATCGCGAGGGTGCGCGCGTACGACGTCGCGGCCCTGGCCCGCCAGGACATGCTCCCCGCGGACCTGGCCGTCGAAGGCGACGACGGAAGCATCGCCCAGGTCGTGGACGGTACCGGCCGGGTCGTGGCGGCAACCGCCGGACTGCGGCGGGACCAGCCGCTCGCCCGGTTCCGCCCTTCCGGGGCGGCGTCCGAGGTCCGCACCGTCGACGACGTTCCCTTCGGCGAGGGCGGCAGCTACCGGATCATCGCGCTGCCGACGGCCACGCCGGGAGGACCGGTGACCGTCTACGTCGCGGCAAGCCTCTCCCCGGTCGACGACGCCGTCGAGGTTCTCCAGGGTGCCCTTGCCATCAGTGCTCCGCTGCTGCTGGCACTCGTCGCCCTGACCACCTGGACGGTCGCGGGCCGCACGCTGCGGCCGGTGGACGCCATCCGGGCCGAGGTCGCCGACATCTCCGAACGATCCCTCGACCGACGCGTGTCCGTGCCACCCACGGACGACGAGATCAGTCGACTCGCCGGCACGATGAACATGATGCTCGACCGGTTGGATGCCGCCGCCGAGCGTCAACGGCGCTTCGTGGCGGACGCCTCGCACGAGTTGCAGACCCCGCTCGCCGCGGCGCGGACCGACCTGGAGGTCGCGCTCGCCCACCCCGACAGCAGCAATTGGAACGACATCGCAGCCGACCTGCTCGCCGCGAACCGCCGCATGGAGCGGCTGATCCGGGACCTGCTGTTCCTTGCCCGGGCGGACGCCGGCGCCCCTCGCGCCGCCACCCGTCCGGTCGATCTCGACGACATCGTCCTGTCCGAAGCGGCCCGGATCCGTGGCGGCGGCCACCTGCAGGTCGACACCAGCGCGGTCTCGGCGGCCGCCGTCGACGGCCGTCGCGACGACCTGACGCGGGCCGTACGCAATCTGTTCGACAACGCCGAGCACCATGCCTCGTCAACGGTCAGCGTGGAGCTCGGCAGCGACGACCGCTGGGTCGCGTTGACCGTCCATGACGATGGGCCGGGGATACCGCCCGAAGACCGGATGCGCATCTTCGAGCGATTCACGCGACTTGACGACGACCGGAGCCGTCGAACCGGCGGCACCGGTCTCGGCCTGGCCATCGCGAAAGAGATCGTTGACGCACACGGGGGCTCGATAGTCGTCGAGGACGCCCCCTGCGGCGCACGGTTCGTCATCCGGCTGCCTGCGC
- a CDS encoding response regulator transcription factor, protein MRILVVEDDKHLARSIKRGLEAEGFAADVALDGIDGLWRAKEGDYDLVVLDIMLPGRNGYQVCAELREAGDWTPILMLTAKDGELDEAEALDTGADDYLSKPFSYVVLVARIRALLRRGSRERPATLTAGDLRLDPAAHRAWRGDTQVSLTPRQFALLEFLMRRPGEVLSKSTILDHVWDFAFDGDPNIVEVYVRHLRRKIDEPFGRCAIQTVRLVGYRLDPDGG, encoded by the coding sequence GTGCGCATCCTCGTGGTCGAGGACGACAAGCACCTCGCCCGGTCGATCAAGCGTGGGTTGGAGGCCGAGGGGTTCGCGGCCGACGTCGCCCTCGACGGTATCGACGGCCTCTGGCGGGCCAAGGAGGGCGACTACGACCTCGTCGTTCTCGACATCATGCTGCCCGGCAGGAACGGCTACCAGGTGTGCGCCGAGTTGCGCGAGGCCGGAGATTGGACCCCGATTCTCATGCTCACGGCCAAGGACGGCGAGCTCGACGAGGCGGAAGCTCTCGATACCGGAGCCGATGACTACCTGTCCAAGCCGTTCTCCTATGTGGTCCTGGTCGCCAGAATCCGGGCACTGCTGCGCCGGGGCTCGCGGGAGCGGCCTGCCACGCTGACCGCCGGCGATCTGCGGCTCGACCCCGCCGCCCACCGGGCCTGGCGGGGGGACACGCAGGTGTCACTCACCCCGCGCCAGTTCGCCCTCCTCGAGTTCCTCATGCGACGCCCCGGCGAGGTGCTCTCCAAGAGCACCATCCTCGACCACGTCTGGGACTTCGCGTTCGACGGCGACCCCAACATCGTCGAGGTGTACGTCCGGCACCTGCGCAGGAAGATCGACGAGCCGTTCGGTCGTTGCGCGATCCAGACCGTCCGGCTCGTCGGCTACCGACTGGACCCCGATGGCGGCTGA
- a CDS encoding ABC transporter ATP-binding protein gives MLMADVQLEAVRLTKRFGDRTAIDGLSFRARQGEVVGLLGPNGSGKTTTIRLLTTVLAPTSGEFSVAGVPFTRPIEIRRRIGVLPESSGYPGHQTGEEYLRYHARLFGHPRADAIRVAGRLLAEVGLAERASSRISTYSRGMRQRLGIARALVNDPAVVFLDEPTLGLDPAGQRQVLAIIRKIAVGSGATVILSTHTLPEVEEICTSVLILHKGKILVSGSFGEVTRAVTTQQHAQMRVPIELVGRAREALAGVAGLTIEPADERPDILRMSLNEGPGARQGGTDTGMNGPLRAVLSADVPVLSFEVEGARLSAAFLAVTRESVQ, from the coding sequence ATGCTCATGGCCGACGTACAGCTCGAGGCTGTGCGGCTCACCAAGCGGTTCGGGGACCGTACGGCGATCGACGGGTTGAGCTTCAGGGCACGACAGGGCGAGGTCGTAGGACTGCTCGGCCCGAACGGCTCGGGTAAGACGACGACGATCAGACTGCTCACCACGGTGCTGGCACCGACGAGCGGGGAATTCTCGGTGGCTGGTGTGCCATTCACCCGGCCAATCGAGATTCGACGGCGAATCGGTGTGCTGCCGGAAAGCTCGGGCTATCCGGGACACCAGACCGGCGAGGAATACCTGCGCTACCACGCCCGGCTTTTCGGCCACCCCCGTGCGGACGCCATTCGGGTCGCCGGGCGGTTGCTGGCGGAGGTGGGCCTGGCCGAACGCGCCTCGTCCCGGATCTCGACGTACAGCCGAGGCATGCGGCAGCGCCTTGGTATCGCACGGGCGCTGGTCAACGACCCCGCTGTCGTCTTCCTCGACGAGCCGACGCTCGGGCTCGACCCGGCCGGGCAGCGTCAGGTGCTGGCGATCATCCGCAAGATCGCGGTGGGCAGCGGAGCCACCGTCATCCTCAGCACCCATACCCTTCCGGAGGTCGAGGAGATCTGCACGAGCGTGCTGATCCTCCACAAGGGAAAGATCCTCGTCTCCGGCAGCTTCGGCGAGGTCACGCGCGCCGTCACCACCCAGCAGCACGCGCAGATGCGCGTACCCATCGAGCTTGTCGGTCGGGCCCGGGAAGCGCTCGCGGGCGTTGCCGGCCTGACGATAGAGCCCGCGGACGAACGTCCCGACATCCTCAGGATGTCCTTGAACGAGGGGCCGGGCGCCCGGCAGGGCGGCACGGATACGGGGATGAACGGACCACTGCGGGCGGTGCTGAGCGCCGACGTGCCCGTCCTTTCCTTCGAGGTCGAAGGCGCCCGGCTCAGCGCTGCGTTCCTCGCGGTGACCAGGGAGAGCGTCCAATGA
- a CDS encoding ABC transporter permease, producing MTAGLHGRVRSAEPGVDAVRRDTPGWWVVAEQECRDLWVSGRGPALVFAFSVVLSVMTYLAGTSQVLNFLEQREAVNLTLQVAVAVGVLVTLVVSADAISGERERGTLESLLLAPVSRRPIIIGKTAAALSLWLATFVVSVPYLWVLGRGVSIVGQALLLGLLVGTLLAVALAALGLLISAVSSSNKVSLAVSLFLLLALFAPTQLPGGAPKGWFGDLLVRLNPVDAALHYLTAVLVNGHAWTRDLSYLVSPLLTAALAGGVLVAAGTRMVRLHGGVSGE from the coding sequence ATGACGGCAGGTCTTCATGGGCGGGTCCGGAGCGCCGAACCCGGCGTGGACGCGGTGCGCCGCGACACCCCGGGGTGGTGGGTGGTCGCCGAACAGGAGTGCCGCGATCTGTGGGTGAGCGGGCGGGGCCCGGCGTTGGTCTTCGCGTTCAGCGTCGTCCTGAGCGTCATGACCTACCTTGCCGGTACCAGCCAGGTGCTCAACTTCCTCGAGCAACGGGAAGCGGTGAACCTCACCCTGCAGGTCGCAGTTGCGGTCGGCGTCCTCGTCACGCTCGTCGTCAGCGCCGACGCGATCAGCGGGGAGCGGGAGCGAGGCACGCTGGAGAGTCTGCTGCTCGCGCCCGTCTCCCGCCGCCCCATCATCATCGGAAAGACGGCCGCCGCCCTGTCGCTCTGGCTCGCGACCTTCGTCGTGAGCGTGCCGTATCTGTGGGTGCTCGGACGCGGCGTGTCCATCGTGGGGCAGGCGCTGCTGCTGGGCCTGCTCGTCGGCACGCTGCTGGCGGTCGCGCTCGCCGCACTCGGTCTGCTGATCAGCGCCGTGTCGAGTTCCAACAAGGTCAGCCTCGCGGTGAGCCTGTTCCTGCTGTTGGCGCTCTTCGCGCCGACACAGTTGCCCGGCGGCGCGCCGAAGGGCTGGTTCGGCGATCTCCTCGTCCGGCTCAACCCGGTCGACGCGGCGCTGCATTACCTGACCGCGGTGCTCGTCAACGGGCACGCCTGGACGCGGGACCTGTCGTACCTGGTCTCTCCGCTACTCACGGCTGCACTGGCCGGCGGAGTCCTGGTCGCCGCCGGCACCCGGATGGTCCGCCTGCACGGAGGGGTGAGCGGAGAATGA
- a CDS encoding PQQ-dependent sugar dehydrogenase: protein MSRPIMRALLVGALVAGVVAPVHAAPAAAATLPSGFQEQIVFSGLNAPTDLEFAPDGRIFVAEKGGRIKVFDNLADTSPTVFADLSTNVHDQWDRGLLGLALPPNFPTSPWVYVLYTYDAPPGQVAPRWNDVCPDPSNGLCVVTGRLSKLQASGDVMTGTEQVLIHDWCQQYPSHSIGDLEFGADGMLYATGGDGASFSAVDYGNLPSGNPTNPCSDPPNEGGALRSQDLRTTADETQLDGSLLRLDPTTGAAAPGNPNIGSPDPDTRRIVATGLRNPFRLTLRPGTNEAWISDTGWNTWEEVDRVVDPTAGVANFGWPCYEGNLRQDGYDGANLSVCETLYSAGPSAHTLPFVAWNHPNKLIPGEACPTGSSSSTGVAFYPTTGGPYPAAYNGALFFADYSRDCIWASLPTTPGGLPSASNLVTFASSAASPVDLELGPGNELYYVDLNGTIRRIRYFPGNQPPTAVIDASPTQGPVPMTVNFSATSSTDPDPADQGRLTYAWDFTNDGTTDSTAPTTSFTYTTAGNFTARLTITDSLGATDSETVIISPGNQAPTAVIDTPTAGTTWRVGNTIGFTGHATDPQQGTLPASALSWQLRLQHCSDTGSCHTHVLQNWTGVASGSFVTPDHEYPSYLELELVATDQDNLSHRVVRRLDPQTVSLTFATNPSGLQLVVGSTTGTTPFTRTVIQGSTNSVSALSPQSVGGRTYNYTSWSDGGAQSHVITAPTAATTYTASYAQDSACVDSFGYTCTVSSGAFTPADQTVLSLTGDDQYQQITLPFPVPFYGGSYSTAWVDTNGVITFTTPNGSAWNHGAIPSPPAANKPNLAAYPLWDDLVVDSSASVRTAVTGTAPNRRFIVEWRNVRFWANSSARVTFESIFEEGTGIISFAYSGIDASPLEQGGEATVGIENADGSVALAYSYNQPRLRSGDVVQFVPPDAPPPPPPPAPAVVAGTVTSSSGGTPIAGATVTVSGTSLSTTTATNGTYSFPDVPPGSHTVNAQKIGFLPGSTTVTAVSGTTVTANIALTPAPPCSDSFGYTCTAGPTAWTPADQTVLTLTGDDAYQQISLPFGVTLYGTTYTTAWVDTNGVLSFIQPSSSAWDHGAIPSGPAANRANGAVYPFWGDLLVDASASVRTSLTGTAPNRKFIVEWRNVRFYADSTSRVSFEVVLSENSDVTVAWQDIGTTALEQGGSATVGIENAQGTTALQYSLNQPVLRNGMGVLFHPPTP from the coding sequence ATGTCGCGACCCATCATGCGGGCACTCCTGGTCGGAGCACTTGTCGCCGGGGTGGTGGCACCGGTGCATGCCGCGCCGGCGGCGGCGGCCACGCTGCCGTCCGGCTTCCAGGAACAGATCGTGTTCAGCGGGCTGAACGCGCCGACCGACCTGGAGTTTGCTCCCGACGGGCGCATATTCGTGGCCGAAAAGGGCGGTCGCATCAAGGTCTTCGACAACCTGGCCGACACCAGCCCCACCGTGTTCGCGGACCTGTCGACGAACGTGCACGACCAGTGGGATCGGGGCCTCCTTGGCTTGGCGCTGCCGCCGAACTTCCCGACCAGCCCCTGGGTTTACGTTCTCTACACATACGACGCCCCGCCCGGGCAGGTCGCGCCACGGTGGAACGATGTCTGTCCGGACCCGAGCAACGGGCTGTGCGTAGTCACCGGCAGGCTCTCCAAGCTGCAGGCCTCGGGCGACGTGATGACCGGCACGGAGCAGGTGCTCATCCACGACTGGTGCCAGCAGTACCCGAGCCACTCCATCGGCGATCTGGAGTTCGGCGCGGACGGCATGCTCTACGCCACCGGTGGCGACGGCGCGAGCTTCAGCGCCGTCGACTACGGAAACCTGCCATCGGGCAACCCGACCAACCCGTGCTCCGACCCGCCGAACGAGGGCGGGGCACTACGATCACAGGACCTCCGCACCACCGCCGACGAGACACAACTCGATGGGTCGCTGCTGCGGCTGGATCCGACCACCGGCGCGGCTGCCCCGGGCAACCCGAACATCGGATCGCCGGATCCGGATACCCGACGCATTGTTGCAACCGGCCTGCGCAACCCATTCCGGCTCACCTTGCGTCCCGGCACGAACGAGGCGTGGATCTCCGACACCGGGTGGAACACATGGGAGGAAGTGGACCGGGTAGTTGACCCGACCGCTGGGGTGGCCAACTTCGGCTGGCCGTGCTACGAGGGAAACCTACGGCAGGACGGCTACGACGGTGCCAATCTCAGCGTCTGCGAGACGCTGTACAGCGCCGGCCCGAGCGCGCACACACTCCCCTTCGTCGCATGGAACCACCCCAACAAGCTCATCCCGGGCGAGGCCTGCCCGACCGGGAGCTCCTCGTCGACCGGGGTGGCGTTCTACCCGACCACCGGTGGCCCGTACCCGGCCGCGTACAACGGGGCGCTCTTCTTCGCCGACTACTCGCGCGACTGCATCTGGGCGTCGCTCCCGACGACGCCCGGGGGGCTGCCGAGCGCGTCCAACCTCGTCACGTTCGCGTCCAGCGCGGCCAGCCCGGTCGACCTCGAGCTCGGGCCCGGCAACGAGCTGTACTACGTGGACCTGAACGGCACGATCCGGCGGATCCGCTACTTCCCGGGCAACCAGCCGCCGACCGCGGTCATCGACGCGTCGCCCACGCAGGGCCCGGTGCCGATGACGGTCAACTTCAGCGCCACCAGCTCCACGGATCCCGATCCGGCGGACCAGGGCAGGCTGACCTACGCCTGGGACTTCACGAACGACGGGACTACCGACTCGACGGCCCCCACCACGTCGTTCACTTACACGACGGCCGGCAACTTCACCGCGAGGCTGACCATCACGGACTCGCTGGGGGCCACAGACAGCGAGACGGTCATCATCTCACCTGGAAACCAGGCGCCGACCGCGGTGATCGACACACCCACCGCCGGCACGACCTGGCGGGTGGGAAACACCATAGGCTTCACCGGCCATGCGACCGACCCGCAGCAAGGGACGCTGCCCGCCTCGGCGCTGAGTTGGCAACTGCGCCTTCAGCACTGCTCCGACACCGGCAGCTGCCACACGCACGTCCTACAGAACTGGACCGGCGTGGCCAGCGGCTCGTTCGTCACGCCGGACCACGAATATCCGTCCTACCTTGAGCTCGAACTCGTCGCGACCGACCAGGACAACCTCTCGCACAGAGTCGTGCGCCGGCTGGACCCGCAGACGGTGAGCCTCACGTTCGCCACGAACCCGTCCGGCCTTCAGCTGGTCGTCGGCTCGACCACCGGGACCACGCCGTTCACCCGCACCGTCATCCAGGGCTCGACCAACTCGGTGTCGGCGCTGTCGCCGCAGAGCGTGGGCGGCCGCACCTACAACTACACGAGCTGGTCCGACGGTGGCGCGCAGTCGCACGTCATCACCGCGCCCACGGCGGCAACCACATACACCGCCAGCTACGCCCAGGACTCGGCGTGCGTCGACTCGTTCGGGTACACGTGCACGGTGAGCTCCGGCGCCTTCACACCCGCGGATCAGACGGTGTTGTCGCTGACGGGAGACGATCAATATCAGCAGATCACGCTGCCATTCCCGGTGCCGTTCTACGGCGGCTCCTACTCGACGGCGTGGGTCGACACCAACGGCGTGATCACGTTCACGACACCCAACGGGTCGGCATGGAACCATGGCGCCATCCCGTCGCCGCCGGCCGCGAACAAGCCGAATCTCGCCGCGTACCCGCTCTGGGACGACCTCGTCGTGGACAGTTCCGCAAGCGTTCGCACGGCGGTGACCGGGACCGCGCCGAACCGCAGGTTCATCGTGGAGTGGCGCAACGTCAGGTTCTGGGCGAACTCGTCTGCTCGAGTCACCTTCGAGTCGATCTTCGAGGAGGGAACAGGGATCATCTCGTTCGCCTACTCCGGCATCGACGCGTCCCCGCTGGAGCAGGGCGGCGAGGCGACGGTCGGCATCGAGAACGCAGACGGGTCGGTTGCCCTCGCATACTCCTACAACCAGCCGCGCCTGCGCAGCGGCGACGTGGTCCAGTTCGTGCCGCCGGACGCGCCGCCGCCACCACCGCCGCCCGCGCCCGCCGTCGTCGCCGGCACCGTGACGAGCAGCTCCGGGGGTACGCCAATCGCCGGCGCGACGGTTACCGTCTCGGGTACGTCGCTGAGCACGACTACAGCCACCAACGGCACGTACTCGTTCCCGGACGTGCCACCGGGCTCCCACACGGTCAACGCACAGAAGATCGGCTTCCTGCCCGGCTCGACCACGGTGACGGCTGTCAGCGGCACCACCGTCACCGCCAATATCGCCCTGACGCCGGCCCCGCCATGCTCGGATTCGTTCGGGTACACCTGCACCGCCGGCCCGACGGCCTGGACCCCGGCGGATCAGACCGTGCTGACCTTGACCGGCGATGACGCCTACCAGCAGATCAGCCTGCCATTCGGGGTCACGCTCTACGGCACGACATACACGACGGCGTGGGTCGACACCAACGGCGTGCTCAGCTTCATCCAGCCGTCAAGCTCGGCGTGGGACCACGGCGCGATCCCGTCGGGTCCGGCCGCGAACAGGGCCAACGGGGCGGTATATCCGTTCTGGGGCGACCTCCTCGTCGACGCCTCCGCGAGCGTGCGGACGTCGCTGACCGGCACCGCGCCGAACCGCAAGTTCATCGTGGAGTGGCGCAACGTCCGGTTCTATGCGGACAGCACGTCGCGCGTCTCGTTCGAGGTGGTGCTGTCGGAGAACAGCGACGTGACGGTCGCCTGGCAGGACATCGGCACGACCGCTCTGGAGCAGGGTGGCTCGGCCACCGTTGGGATCGAGAACGCGCAGGGCACGACCGCATTGCAGTACTCGTTGAATCAACCGGTCCTGCGGAACGGTATGGGTGTGCTGTTCCACCCGCCCACGCCGTAG